The Lolium rigidum isolate FL_2022 chromosome 1, APGP_CSIRO_Lrig_0.1, whole genome shotgun sequence region TTTAGagtaaccacatatttcattaatcgaacaccaagttacatgaagcaacacatgtggaaactaaaagacaaagcgggataaaatgattatcctgaatttgcagataaaatcctaaaagatcgagaaatacaaaacgatccctagggtttcctgcaaccaccatagcaagcggccgccgtccaattccagCGCTGCCGAGACGAACACAAGAAGAAACGCCGAGCCTCCACtgttgcaagatccaaaaaaacaccatcgccaacgaggctttgtgagtcgatgaacaggcctgctgcaagcagcgaggcacatgtcgctgtggcacgtcgaccggggaacgtccccgtgctgtcttggaccaagatacgcggcttcccatcgacgaagtcggagaagaacggcataaccaccacctccggaccaacatcttcgctccagaagaaccacctcgccccagCCCCCAacgccgtcgtggacaacgacaaacgccagtgacacgtcgagaaacagatctcgccagatctgaagaacggcgatAAGACCAAGCTtccgacctgaaagatcgacaagcacacgttgccaacaactccgagacgccgccgcgaaggttgccgccggtgtgggagtggagttgtggCATATTTATTTGCCCggacgccgctcccaccaccccaacgacgcaccatagAAGACAAAAATAAACCCTAACTACTTGTTGGAAGCTATATGCAGCTTCGACTAGGCTAAGATATGCCTTCCTGGCAGGGACGCTGTTAAATAGTCAAAAATAAGATACAGTGATACAAATTGATACATCGATCAATCTTCTATAACCGCAGCGTGTACAATACAAACACAGCACACATATAACACTAACACGCTATTTTACACCCTTCCGCAATCACAAGTTATCTAAGTTGAGATTGCACCGAAAAACATCCATCTGCTGAACTGACAAAGGTTTTGTAAACTTCCATTCTATCACACTACCTGGCGAAGCAGCGAGAGAATCAGCATCTGGATCGCCACCCGTATTTCTGGCAACATATGGTTTCATGCATGTTGTTTTCAAGCCAAAAAAATAGCAGATACATACATATGATCATGGAGCAATTCATTCTCATGAACCGAAATCGAAGGTCATAACAAATGGTAAAAGAAGGAGTTCAGTGCGTGTAGTTGATCTCTGGCATTTGGCCAATCTTGAGAGAATGAAAAAAACAAATTCGTCAAACGTGCGGTTTCAGGAGATATAGGCACGTCCAATAGATATGGAGGGGCATTTGTAACCCTTATGGAGACTGCTAAAACTGAGAATAGTACATTATTTGGAACCAAATTGGAGCTCAATTTTATTTTCGCGCATTGCCCCGCATCGTGTGGACCCATGTATGGCCACAACCTGAAGGGTCGACCGCTCGCCGCGTCTAGACAACCTCGCCGCTCCAAACTTCTCTCCACGAGAGCACTCATACCCGAGGTTGATGATGTGAGAAAAGCCTCTTGGGGGTATGGTGGGGGGAATGCGAAGTGGGATCTGGGCCATGAGACATGGCTACATCCCGATGGCTCCGCGTGTCCTCCCGAGCTGGCCATCGGACAAAAAGCTTCTTTTAGGGAGACGTGGATAACCAACACCGTAAAAACATTTGATAACTCTTATTACTCCAATAACATTGTAAATACTTGTAAAAATCCTACTTTTGAAGAAATAGGAAATACTCGAATGGCCACGGGTGTCGTTTTATAATTGGAAGACAAAATCATCTTATGTCAAAATGAAAGACAATggagtgccaaataaagtctCCCCTTATTATATGGGTGTGACTAAACTTCGTTCTGAGTTAGATAATGTCATcaaatctcaattgcaactcaTGTTCAACTCATGATTAGcacaaatcacgatgcaaatcaaaTGATGTAGAACTTGACTGagcacgaagttagttctcatCTAGCTTAAAACTAGCAAATCCCTTATTATATTGTCCTTTGTCAAATAAATAGGTCTATCAAATCAGGGACATAtcaatttttgtgtttttaaatACCGCAAATCAATTTAAGATAGCATTAAATATATATATCGGTGGTATCCTTCCTTTTGATTCCGTTGGAATCTTTATCAGCAAGCACTTGATGAGAAATGGACAACTGCAAAAGAAAAAAGATTCAGTGACGAGCTATAGGTGAATGCACCGTGACGGAAAACCATTTAATAAGATAATGgacgacgccgatcatggagtTATTTGTTGAGAATATCTCTGCATcagatctcaaaaaaaaaaaaaatcgctgCATCAAAAGCACTCATCCAACTAACACACTTCCTTAACGGTGGTACGTAGTTATAGCGGCATGCCAGCATTGATCATAAAAAGAGACATGCATTGCAGACACGCAATACATACTCAGTTAGCTAGCTCACTAGAGATCGACCATTCATCACATGATCAGTGCAGCAGCTATGGAAATCCTTGCCATTCTCCTCTGCCTCCTAGCCGGCATAATGGTCTTCTTGAGAAGCTACACTACTTGGCGAGACCGTGATCAGGCGACCATCATCATCGCCGACCCCGCCATCGCACACCGAGCGCTGATCGTGAACGCCGACGACTTCTCGAACCGGCCGGCGGCGATCTTCCCCGTCTTCATCGCAAGCTTGCGCGACGGCGAACGGAACGACAACATGACCACCGTTAAGTACGGCCCTCGCTGGCGAGCGCTCCGGTGCAACCTCGCCGCCGGGATCCTCCACCCGTCTCGCCTGGCTTCTGTAGCTCCGCTGCAGCAGGAGGCTGCCAAGACCCTCGTCGACGGCTTATCTTCCAGATGTGAGGAGGCGGCCGTTCGCATCCGCGGGCCCGTCACCAACGCTGCGTTCGCGCTCTCCGCGCGCCTGTGCTTCGGGGATGCGGTGGACGCCAACCTCCGGCGCGCCATGGGCCAAGTAACGCGTGACTCCATGGTCGTCATCGGGGAGCTCGGCCCCAGGTTCGACGGCTCGATGATGTCCAAGCTTGTCAACTGGAGGGGGCTTAACCGGATCTCCGCCTTGCTCGACCGGCAGGCCGAGCTGTACCGCCCCCAGATCGCGGAGGCACGGAGGCAGTCACAGTCATTTCATCCTCGGCTTTGCGGCGGTGTCGTCCCACCATATGTCGACTCCCTCGTTGCTCTCCGCGttcccgacgacgacggcgatgatgatgcCCCTAACGGCGATGGCCGTCGCCCGCTCCGAGAGACCGAGGTGGTCGGGCTCTTGTTCGAGTTCCTCGGCGCAGGCACAGGGTCGGTGGTGGCCTGTGTCGAGTGGACCCTCGCCCACCTCGTGGACCAACCGGACGTCCAAAGCAAGCTACACCACGAGATCATCCACGCCGAGGGCTCCGGGAAGAGCCTCCGCAGCATGCCATACATGAATGCCGTGGTGCTCGAGAGCCTCCGCATGCACCCGCCGGTTCCGTTCACCTTGCGCGGCGCCCAGGGCGAGGGCGCCAAGGCAGTTGGCGTGCCGGCCGACGACTTGAGGGTGTTCTTCAATTTAGGCCACATCGGAAGGGACAAGAAAACTTGGACGGACCCCGACGAGTACCGGCCGGAGCGGTTCCTTCCCTTGGGCGAGGCGGAGCACGTCGGCCCAACGCCg contains the following coding sequences:
- the LOC124707170 gene encoding cytochrome P450 89A2-like; this encodes MEILAILLCLLAGIMVFLRSYTTWRDRDQATIIIADPAIAHRALIVNADDFSNRPAAIFPVFIASLRDGERNDNMTTVKYGPRWRALRCNLAAGILHPSRLASVAPLQQEAAKTLVDGLSSRCEEAAVRIRGPVTNAAFALSARLCFGDAVDANLRRAMGQVTRDSMVVIGELGPRFDGSMMSKLVNWRGLNRISALLDRQAELYRPQIAEARRQSQSFHPRLCGGVVPPYVDSLVALRVPDDDGDDDAPNGDGRRPLRETEVVGLLFEFLGAGTGSVVACVEWTLAHLVDQPDVQSKLHHEIIHAEGSGKSLRSMPYMNAVVLESLRMHPPVPFTLDKKTWTDPDEYRPERFLPLGEAEHVGPTPGQKEIRMMPFGAGHRHCPGVGMGMMLIKCFLATLVREFEWAPSAQGRSGGIDMTELDGFLKMMKTPLSASVTRRR